In Conger conger chromosome 12, fConCon1.1, whole genome shotgun sequence, one DNA window encodes the following:
- the LOC133105591 gene encoding barH-like 1 homeobox protein: MDASANGSSFGIDTLLSHRPGSPIVSKGDSLMGECRSPLEFSPRSDLESVCSSPPSPRRESVEEAVQRQGRALGLQSHLQNGQISAGSQPRTVTSSFLIRDILADCKPLAACAPYSSNGQPTQEAGRLASKIADEFMDKIHSNSSSDSEYKVKEEGDREISSSRDSSQVRLKKPRKARTAFTDHQLAQLERSFERQKYLSVQDRMELAASLNLTDTQVKTWYQNRRTKWKRQTAVGLELLAEAGNYSALQRMFPSPYFYPQSLVSNLDPGAALYLYRGPSAPPPALQRPLVPRILLHGLQGGAEPPPPLSALSGVLPRATQPRW; this comes from the exons ATGGACGCGTCCGCCAACGGGTCCAGCTTCGGAATAGACACTTTACTTTCTCACAGACCTGGAAGTCCAATCGTTTCTAAAGGGGACAGTTTAATGGGAGAATGCCGCTCGCCCCTGGAGTTCAGCCCGAGGTCTGACCTCGAGAGCGTCTGCTCTTCCCCTCCGTCCCCGCGGCGGGAGAGCGTGGAAGAAGCGGTGCAGAGACAAGGTCGCGCTCTCGGGCTACAGTCCCATCTACAGAACGGACAGATTTCCGCCGGTTCCCAGCCGCGGACCGTCACCTCGTCGTTCCTCATTAGAGACATTCTGGCGGACTGCAAACCGCTGGCCGCCTGCGCCCCATACTCCAGCAATGGACAGCCAACTCAAGAGGCAGGGCGGCTCGCGTCCAAGATCGCAGACGAATTCATGGATAAAATCCACAGCAACTCCTCTTCAGACAGCGAATACAAAG TGAAGGAGGAAGGAGACAGGGAGATCTCCAGCAGCAGAGACAGCTCCCAGGTCCGCCTGAAGAAGCCGCGGAAGGCGCGCACCGCCTTCACAGACCACCAACTGGCCCAGCTGGAGCGCAGCTTCGAGCGGCAGAAGTACCTGAGCGTGCAGGACCGCATGGAGCTGGCGGCGTCGCTCAACCTCACCGACACACAGGTCAAGACGTGGTACCAGAACAGGAG GACGAAGTGGAAGCGGCAGACTGCGGTTGGACTTGAACTGTTAGCCGAGGCCGGGAATTACTCCGCCCTCCAAAGAATGTTCCCATCACCATATTTTTATCCACAAAGCTTGGTTTCAAATCTGGACCCTGGAGCAGCCTTATATCTGTATCGAGGACCCTCGGCGCCCCCGCCGGCCCTGCAGCGCCCCTTAGTCCCACGGATTCTTCTACACGGCCTGCAGGGGGGCGCGGAGCCCCCGCCACCGCTGTCGGCCCTCTCCGGAGTGCTTCCGCGGGCAACACAGCCCCG